One stretch of Halalkalicoccus tibetensis DNA includes these proteins:
- a CDS encoding DUF4177 domain-containing protein, translating into MSHPPYDESNIYWEYETLRPPRGDTKKEAEDPKDEINELAAAGWRLVETIDYTSGGTKYLVFERPVRNNDDCVEDAHST; encoded by the coding sequence ATGAGCCATCCCCCATACGATGAATCTAACATATACTGGGAATACGAAACGCTCAGACCTCCCCGCGGCGACACCAAAAAAGAAGCTGAGGATCCGAAAGACGAAATAAACGAGCTTGCCGCCGCTGGATGGCGACTCGTCGAAACAATCGACTACACGAGTGGCGGGACCAAGTATCTCGTCTTCGAACGTCCCGTTCGAAATAACGATGACTGTGTAGAGGATGCGCACTCGACATGA
- a CDS encoding bifunctional oligoribonuclease/PAP phosphatase NrnA — MNKAQHLHEILTEGSEINIVCHNNPDPDSLASALALGQIATDADIDEQRILYSGDVSHQQNRAFINLFDMDLQLFEPATVQNRPADSLLAFVDHAVPGVNNQVPEGTPVDVVIDHHPADEIDARFVDHREDIGAASTILTEYIRALNIGLDAALATALLFGIRRETLDFLRGVTREEYDAAGYLHDHADQDLLRQLSAPSATGRTLDAVATAIGNRIRKRAVLISHVGWTTEQDALSQAADYLVALEGVETVVVFGIVDKAIHLSARSPDPRVHAGDILEEAFGDDGSVGGQYDVAAGEIPLGIFADFTTDDVQLLSVVERAITARLLTVLNLADDLEE; from the coding sequence ATGAATAAAGCGCAACATCTACACGAAATCCTCACCGAAGGCAGCGAGATCAACATCGTCTGTCACAACAATCCAGATCCGGATTCCCTTGCGAGCGCGCTCGCGTTGGGGCAGATTGCAACTGACGCCGACATCGACGAGCAGCGTATCCTCTATAGCGGCGATGTTTCCCATCAGCAGAACCGGGCGTTTATCAATCTGTTCGATATGGACCTCCAACTGTTCGAACCTGCGACCGTTCAGAATCGACCTGCAGACTCGTTGCTCGCGTTCGTCGATCATGCAGTTCCAGGCGTAAACAATCAGGTCCCCGAGGGGACTCCCGTTGATGTTGTGATCGATCACCACCCTGCCGATGAAATTGACGCCCGGTTCGTTGACCATCGTGAGGATATTGGGGCAGCTTCGACTATTCTCACGGAGTACATTCGCGCCCTCAACATCGGTCTTGACGCTGCGCTTGCGACGGCACTTCTGTTTGGTATCCGGCGTGAGACTCTTGACTTTCTCCGCGGAGTGACCCGAGAGGAATACGACGCGGCGGGATATCTTCACGACCACGCGGATCAGGACCTGCTCCGACAGCTATCGGCACCGTCGGCTACTGGGAGAACCCTCGACGCAGTCGCGACTGCTATCGGCAACCGAATAAGAAAGCGCGCGGTACTCATCTCTCACGTCGGCTGGACGACCGAACAGGATGCGCTCTCGCAGGCCGCCGATTATCTCGTGGCGCTGGAAGGCGTCGAAACGGTCGTCGTCTTCGGAATCGTCGACAAAGCCATTCACCTCAGTGCACGATCTCCAGATCCACGAGTCCACGCTGGTGATATCCTTGAAGAAGCATTCGGAGACGATGGGAGCGTCGGGGGCCAGTATGATGTAGCAGCCGGTGAAATCCCGCTCGGCATCTTTGCCGATTTTACGACTGATGACGTACAGTTGCTCAGTGTCGTTGAACGGGCTATTACCGCTCGCCTTCTCACAGTACTCAATCTTGCCGACGATTTGGAGGAATGA
- a CDS encoding tyrosine-type recombinase/integrase — protein sequence MTYLQDRNETLIVLLANTGLRVSELVALNWEYLDLNADPGELYLPSKIQKGHPISISLMKPADSFAGIGTASWNKSKALFPSRQSDRMTDRSIRNTVTRVAKEAGVCSYWIEGGRDKSHEMSPHTFRYSIVFQMIRRENKRLEDVMLRLRHANLQTTDEVYGHFRPR from the coding sequence GTGACCTACCTCCAAGATCGGAATGAGACACTCATCGTTCTCCTTGCAAACACTGGGCTCCGCGTCAGTGAACTCGTCGCGCTCAACTGGGAATATCTCGACCTGAATGCCGACCCCGGCGAGCTCTACTTGCCGAGTAAGATCCAGAAAGGCCATCCTATCTCGATCTCGCTGATGAAACCCGCCGACAGCTTCGCCGGTATCGGAACCGCGTCTTGGAACAAGAGTAAAGCGTTATTCCCATCACGCCAGTCTGACCGTATGACCGACCGATCTATTCGCAATACCGTTACACGAGTTGCAAAAGAGGCTGGTGTTTGTTCCTATTGGATCGAAGGAGGACGCGACAAGTCACACGAGATGTCGCCCCATACATTCCGTTATTCAATCGTGTTTCAGATGATCCGACGCGAAAACAAGCGTCTCGAAGATGTGATGCTGCGACTTCGGCACGCGAATTTACAGACGACTGACGAGGTCTATGGACACTTCCGCCCACGCTAG
- a CDS encoding DUF302 domain-containing protein → MTREPDDDRRTVLKLAGLSAAGVGSIAGLSGTAAASNSEDGLITVEGGETVEGTVERIEAAIEEGPPELITTFNHAANAASVDEELRETTLILFGTPEVGTPIMQENQTAGIDLPQKLLVWCDEDGQVQITYNDPEWNLVDRHSVSESEQIEMMSEALAGFAAAGAEE, encoded by the coding sequence ATGACACGAGAACCTGATGATGACCGACGAACCGTTCTAAAGCTTGCAGGGTTGAGCGCTGCCGGTGTTGGCAGCATTGCAGGACTCAGTGGAACAGCCGCTGCCTCCAACTCTGAGGACGGACTCATCACAGTCGAGGGAGGCGAAACAGTAGAGGGAACCGTCGAACGGATCGAAGCCGCGATTGAAGAGGGGCCGCCGGAGCTGATCACGACATTCAATCACGCTGCAAACGCTGCGTCGGTTGACGAGGAGCTCCGCGAGACGACACTGATCCTTTTTGGAACACCGGAAGTCGGTACACCAATTATGCAAGAAAACCAAACGGCCGGAATCGATCTTCCTCAGAAGCTCCTCGTTTGGTGTGATGAAGACGGCCAAGTACAGATCACCTATAACGATCCTGAGTGGAACCTTGTGGATCGGCACAGCGTGTCCGAATCTGAACAAATCGAAATGATGAGCGAGGCCCTCGCAGGCTTTGCAGCTGCCGGCGCAGAGGAGTAA
- a CDS encoding YhjD/YihY/BrkB family envelope integrity protein: MSRIDSSIAIRRRVIEEAQNDQITFLAASIAYYAFTPIIPLLLFLFLIGSIVGGQELANQTIDQAGEYLAPAGQDAIEDAITGEEGRGGATIAGFLVLSVERTEAVSRTRHCVLDRLRCRP; encoded by the coding sequence GTGAGTCGAATTGACAGTAGTATCGCCATTAGGCGAAGAGTGATTGAAGAAGCCCAGAACGATCAGATCACGTTTCTGGCGGCGAGCATCGCCTACTACGCATTTACGCCAATTATTCCACTTTTACTCTTTCTGTTTCTCATCGGTTCGATCGTCGGCGGCCAAGAGCTGGCGAACCAGACCATCGACCAGGCAGGTGAATACCTCGCTCCGGCTGGACAGGACGCGATCGAGGACGCGATCACGGGTGAGGAAGGACGAGGTGGTGCAACGATCGCAGGGTTCTTGGTCCTGTCTGTGGAGCGCACTGAAGCTGTTTCGCGGACTCGACACTGCGTTCTCGATCGTCTACGATGCCGGCCTTGA
- a CDS encoding YhjD/YihY/BrkB family envelope integrity protein has translation MQRSQGSWSCLWSALKLFRGLDTAFSIVYDAGLEKSIIGQIINTVIVFGAAIIAAMGMIVLGTMIVVLPDVPFVFFTPLFLIAGLTLVFLPMYYFLLDTETISVRQALPGSFLAAAGWTILHTLFGLERWSVRCLRCRRCNPAVTYLAVCWRHHHYFRRALQLRPHGS, from the coding sequence GTGCAACGATCGCAGGGTTCTTGGTCCTGTCTGTGGAGCGCACTGAAGCTGTTTCGCGGACTCGACACTGCGTTCTCGATCGTCTACGATGCCGGCCTTGAGAAATCGATCATTGGCCAGATCATCAATACAGTGATCGTCTTCGGTGCAGCCATTATTGCTGCAATGGGGATGATCGTCCTCGGGACAATGATTGTAGTCTTACCGGACGTTCCGTTTGTATTCTTCACCCCGCTGTTTCTGATAGCGGGCCTCACGCTCGTGTTCTTGCCGATGTACTACTTCTTGCTTGATACTGAGACGATTTCTGTTAGGCAAGCACTCCCTGGATCGTTTCTCGCGGCGGCTGGCTGGACAATCCTTCACACGCTGTTCGGACTCGAACGCTGGTCAGTACGATGCCTACGGTGTCGTCGGTGCAATCCTGCTGTTACTTACCTGGCTGTATGTTGGCGGCATCATCATTATTTTCGGCGCGCTCTTCAACTACGTCCTCATGGATCGTGA
- a CDS encoding SprT-like domain-containing protein — MAIRTVLPIEAGQYQPYVAVSQYSSNTFASTVTILLHKTADSVEKRRNNDHQSEQITIRLSWDAYEAYGWQQFSRIVRHDLIHVWQYHEYDKADHGPTFHQWVEPLETDRHREQYAEPNYWVIYEECESCDSRYRRSKVVKLSEKYLCGQCGGEISVENA; from the coding sequence GTGGCCATCCGGACCGTACTGCCAATCGAAGCAGGACAATATCAACCATATGTAGCCGTCTCTCAGTACTCCTCAAATACATTTGCCAGCACGGTTACGATACTGCTCCACAAAACAGCTGATTCAGTCGAAAAGAGGCGAAACAATGACCATCAGAGTGAGCAGATCACGATCCGTCTCTCGTGGGATGCTTACGAGGCGTACGGTTGGCAGCAGTTTTCCCGAATCGTTCGCCACGATCTGATCCACGTCTGGCAGTATCACGAGTACGATAAGGCCGACCACGGACCGACGTTTCACCAATGGGTTGAACCGCTGGAGACAGATCGTCATCGTGAGCAGTACGCTGAGCCGAACTACTGGGTTATCTACGAGGAGTGTGAAAGTTGTGATTCCCGATATCGCCGGTCGAAGGTTGTGAAGCTCTCCGAGAAGTATTTGTGTGGGCAGTGTGGTGGGGAGATCAGTGTCGAAAATGCGTAG
- a CDS encoding acyltransferase, producing MADRLQSIDSMRLLAMVFIVSIHTDPFRGLGVYGNTLNFLIDSTARFAVPFFFVTSGYFFALKTVHRDPTKYFIKRAIIITSLYIFGLLLAFPVFITGTVIRSGTDTEAIVQSSLLRIGEFIAPVELLYYGTSISVILWFLPALLFSLGLIYLAILSKTTKYLLPISIGLHIIGLLGASYTMFVDIPLETRDALFFGFFYTSLGYWIAASDWQPDSAHSTLYLGATILFSILHIGERYMLGYVLTGETLAQGVYTASYTISTAFLTLSLFLFLLSRPHFGRSTPVPAWGKYAVGIYVVHPAVLYIVERTDGPIRHIGIEATDTLLWHLLLTPATFFGALLVYFIAHKIGLIEMGGDHLPRLSRIRSQLF from the coding sequence ATGGCCGATCGACTGCAGAGTATCGATTCGATGCGACTACTCGCAATGGTCTTCATCGTCTCGATCCATACAGACCCATTTAGAGGGCTAGGAGTATACGGCAATACTCTCAACTTTCTAATAGACAGTACAGCACGGTTTGCAGTTCCGTTTTTCTTCGTGACCTCCGGGTATTTTTTCGCGCTTAAAACAGTCCACCGTGATCCAACGAAATATTTCATCAAGCGAGCGATCATTATCACGTCACTGTACATCTTTGGACTCTTACTTGCGTTTCCCGTGTTTATCACTGGTACTGTCATCCGTTCAGGGACCGATACCGAAGCGATAGTCCAGAGTAGCCTTCTCAGAATCGGCGAGTTCATCGCACCAGTTGAGCTGCTCTACTATGGCACTTCTATCTCCGTGATTCTCTGGTTTCTCCCCGCATTACTGTTCTCACTCGGGCTTATCTACCTCGCTATCCTCTCGAAGACAACGAAGTACCTTCTACCCATCTCGATAGGCCTTCATATCATCGGCTTACTGGGAGCGAGTTATACGATGTTTGTCGATATTCCCCTTGAGACTCGGGATGCGCTCTTCTTTGGATTCTTTTATACTAGTCTCGGTTACTGGATTGCCGCATCCGATTGGCAGCCAGATTCTGCGCATAGTACGCTCTATCTCGGTGCGACGATCTTATTCAGTATTCTTCATATCGGAGAACGATACATGCTTGGCTATGTCCTTACCGGTGAGACGCTTGCCCAGGGAGTCTATACGGCGAGTTATACGATCAGTACTGCGTTTCTTACTCTTTCGTTGTTTCTATTCTTGCTCTCACGACCACATTTTGGTCGATCGACTCCAGTGCCAGCATGGGGAAAATACGCTGTCGGCATCTATGTCGTCCATCCTGCGGTGTTGTACATCGTAGAACGTACAGACGGTCCAATACGTCACATTGGCATTGAGGCGACCGACACCCTCCTCTGGCATTTGTTGTTAACGCCGGCGACTTTCTTCGGGGCTCTCTTGGTCTACTTTATTGCCCACAAAATAGGACTTATCGAAATGGGAGGGGATCATCTACCACGTCTCAGTCGAATACGGAGTCAATTATTCTAA
- a CDS encoding Rrf2 family transcriptional regulator, translating to MSSIELTGSQKSILTALVDLHRNRENAVKGDKIAGEVDRNPGTIRNQMQSLKALQLVEGVPGPKGGYKPTVTAFEVLDMDQLDEPAAVSLTHNGEAVEDANIREIDLSSVQHPEQCRAEIHVQGSVQDYENGDSITVGPTPLSKLVVEGTLDGIDTTNRILVVQVDRLEAPVGEPDH from the coding sequence ATGTCCTCAATCGAGCTTACAGGGAGTCAGAAGAGCATCCTCACTGCACTCGTTGACCTTCACCGTAATAGAGAGAATGCGGTGAAAGGCGACAAAATAGCCGGAGAAGTCGACCGCAATCCAGGGACGATTCGCAATCAGATGCAGAGTCTAAAAGCCCTGCAGTTGGTCGAGGGAGTTCCGGGTCCAAAAGGCGGGTACAAGCCGACAGTAACGGCGTTTGAAGTATTAGACATGGACCAATTGGACGAGCCGGCCGCGGTTTCACTGACTCACAATGGTGAGGCCGTCGAAGATGCTAATATCCGCGAAATCGATCTCTCGAGCGTTCAGCATCCCGAGCAGTGTCGCGCGGAGATTCACGTTCAGGGATCGGTCCAGGACTACGAGAACGGTGATTCGATTACGGTTGGTCCAACGCCACTCTCAAAGCTCGTGGTCGAAGGAACTCTCGACGGTATCGATACGACGAACAGGATTCTCGTGGTACAGGTCGATCGCCTCGAAGCGCCTGTTGGTGAGCCGGATCACTAA
- a CDS encoding helix-turn-helix transcriptional regulator: MDDLTGFQRDLLYVIAGLDEPHGLALKDVLEEYYGTEIHHGRLYPNLDTLVDKGLVKKGKLDQRTNKYELTERGRRELRARREWEDQYCGELVSVESEAR, from the coding sequence ATGGATGACTTGACAGGCTTTCAACGCGATCTTCTCTATGTTATTGCTGGACTCGATGAGCCACATGGCCTCGCGCTAAAGGATGTTCTCGAGGAGTACTACGGGACCGAGATTCACCACGGGCGTTTGTATCCGAATCTCGATACACTCGTGGATAAGGGATTAGTGAAGAAGGGCAAGCTCGATCAGCGGACGAACAAGTATGAGCTTACCGAACGGGGCCGTCGCGAGCTTCGAGCGCGCCGCGAATGGGAGGATCAATATTGTGGTGAGTTGGTGAGCGTCGAGTCTGAGGCCCGCTGA
- a CDS encoding 2,3-butanediol dehydrogenase has translation MRAATYHGQQDIRVEDITPGDVGPNEVRVDISAGGICGSDLHEYAAGPIFIPSDDPHPVTGDVAPVTMGHEFAGTISEVGDKAEMTEGQPVAVNPVVWCGDCRYCTAGKYHLCESGGFIGLSGGGGGFAESVVVNAVQAIPLPEDVSVEHGALVEPLTVALHAVRGSGIQAGDSVAVFGSGPIGLGVIQAARAAGATDIIASEPRDARRDRAAESGATMTIDPMERDPVETTSAATNGGVDVAFEAAGIATTVAQAIQSTKHQGGVTIVSIFEEGVDMQLNDIVLGERSLTGTLGYEGGPRSAREFRPTIQMLADGRFDPGPLVTDQIDLDEIIQSGFDPLLDSESDQVKILVEP, from the coding sequence ATGCGCGCAGCAACCTATCATGGGCAACAAGACATTCGAGTCGAAGACATCACTCCTGGCGATGTCGGCCCAAACGAGGTCCGTGTTGATATCAGCGCCGGTGGAATCTGTGGCTCCGATCTCCACGAATACGCCGCTGGACCGATTTTCATCCCGAGCGACGACCCACATCCAGTTACTGGCGATGTCGCCCCGGTAACGATGGGCCACGAGTTCGCTGGCACCATTAGTGAAGTTGGTGACAAGGCTGAGATGACGGAGGGACAGCCCGTCGCCGTCAATCCGGTTGTGTGGTGTGGAGACTGTCGGTACTGTACGGCAGGCAAGTACCACCTATGCGAATCGGGCGGATTCATCGGCCTTTCCGGTGGCGGCGGAGGGTTTGCCGAATCAGTCGTCGTCAATGCGGTGCAAGCGATTCCGCTGCCGGAGGACGTGTCGGTAGAACACGGCGCATTAGTCGAACCGTTAACGGTCGCCCTCCACGCAGTCCGCGGATCAGGGATTCAGGCGGGTGATTCGGTGGCGGTGTTCGGTAGTGGCCCAATCGGCCTCGGCGTGATTCAAGCAGCACGAGCAGCGGGGGCGACGGACATCATCGCCTCCGAACCGCGTGATGCACGTCGGGACCGGGCGGCCGAAAGTGGGGCAACGATGACGATCGATCCGATGGAGAGAGATCCAGTCGAGACGACGTCCGCAGCGACGAACGGCGGCGTTGATGTTGCATTCGAGGCAGCGGGGATAGCAACGACGGTCGCACAAGCTATCCAAAGCACCAAACATCAGGGAGGGGTAACGATTGTGAGTATTTTCGAGGAGGGGGTTGACATGCAGCTCAACGATATCGTGCTGGGCGAGCGATCACTTACTGGCACGCTCGGCTATGAAGGCGGCCCGCGGTCGGCCCGCGAATTCCGGCCGACGATTCAGATGCTCGCGGATGGGCGATTCGATCCCGGTCCGCTGGTGACGGATCAGATCGATCTCGACGAGATTATTCAATCAGGGTTCGATCCCCTACTCGATTCTGAAAGTGATCAAGTCAAAATCCTTGTCGAACCATGA
- a CDS encoding ParA family protein, with protein MASKNSQNSVNSPNSPYQSADVDSAPRAVSVSMLKGGVGKSTIAVNVTRQLAVHGHNTLLIDLDPNGHASVGLGFSDQYHDTSKDIGDVFFDDADPSSVIYDTDYEFDLLPSNEELEQIEREIVIGDVFQPSALLKREVVTPLLEDEYDYIVTDSPAYRSRLTDNALVATTNLLLPLAPGNEAISGLERTIERQIAPLRKHLDVDVLALVPNMLSGRIDQQTQDRQLLERLNSHDNLQDRIPNFARITDWEAIDSGEQKPVPGIRGRTSITKAYGENKPLLDYDPECDQLACFKELAHIVETGRVIRHD; from the coding sequence ATGGCTAGCAAGAATAGCCAAAATAGCGTGAATAGCCCAAATAGCCCATATCAATCAGCGGACGTAGATAGTGCGCCGCGTGCTGTTTCAGTTAGCATGCTAAAGGGGGGTGTTGGGAAATCAACTATCGCAGTCAATGTTACTCGTCAATTGGCTGTACACGGTCATAATACTCTTCTCATCGACCTTGATCCGAACGGACATGCGTCGGTCGGGCTTGGATTCAGCGATCAGTACCACGACACAAGCAAGGATATTGGTGATGTGTTCTTCGATGATGCGGACCCATCCTCCGTGATCTATGATACTGACTATGAATTCGATCTTCTCCCCTCTAATGAGGAACTTGAGCAGATCGAAAGAGAAATCGTCATTGGAGATGTGTTCCAGCCGTCTGCACTCTTGAAGCGGGAAGTGGTCACACCGTTGCTGGAGGACGAGTATGACTATATCGTCACTGACTCTCCAGCATATCGATCTCGACTTACTGATAATGCACTTGTAGCGACAACGAACCTTCTCCTCCCTCTTGCGCCAGGCAATGAAGCGATATCCGGGCTTGAACGCACGATCGAGCGCCAAATTGCGCCACTACGCAAACATCTTGATGTTGATGTACTTGCCCTTGTTCCGAATATGCTGAGTGGCCGGATCGATCAACAGACCCAGGACAGACAGCTCCTTGAGCGATTGAACTCCCACGACAACCTGCAAGATCGTATCCCGAATTTCGCTCGAATTACTGACTGGGAGGCTATTGATTCAGGTGAGCAAAAGCCCGTTCCAGGGATTCGAGGTCGAACGAGCATTACGAAAGCATACGGTGAGAACAAACCGCTCTTGGATTACGATCCGGAGTGTGACCAGCTTGCCTGCTTCAAAGAGCTTGCTCATATCGTCGAAACGGGGAGAGTGATTCGCCATGACTGA
- a CDS encoding archaea-specific SMC-related protein, whose protein sequence is MPSLHNMTADVEVENIGGIDAASVEFTPGVTILAGRNATNRTSFLRSLMAALGSDRASLKGDADHGSVSITLDEETYTRELTRTNGGVAFAGDPYLDDSQLADLFAFLLESNPARRAVIRNDDLRELILRPVDVDAIEARISQFQAEKRSIDDQLSELSEAEREHGSLEEEHARVTKQLEDAEADLEGARETLQTAQQSDSESTGSDQLDELQETQSQLEDVTYDLETERESVSSLEDEHADIEAELKELPTIDEDELDDIASEIEQIRGRKRELDEIISQLQTVIQFNEQITDDGVTDLLGDEEAAQTEADGGSVTDQLVADQSNEVTCWTCGSEVDTDQIESTVSRLQDLRQEKVERRNEFNRELEELKAQRKDHAATRDERTELEQALETTKSELDDRTDRITELEAQREELLEEIENLESTVEADEDDEELLAAQKEVTQLELKRDRLERQRDALEDDIEELESRLEERGQLKARREEINEELEELRTRIERVEREAIEAFNEHMETVVELLDYGNLARIWLEYRHPEGTDDASFELHVTRQTDDGTTYEDSVEHLSESEREVTGLVLALAGYLVHDVHEEMPFILLDSLEAIDSERIAQLVEYLEEYASYIVVALLPEDASALDDDYQRIAEI, encoded by the coding sequence ATGCCTTCGCTTCACAATATGACCGCTGACGTCGAGGTCGAGAATATCGGTGGGATCGACGCTGCCTCAGTCGAATTCACTCCCGGTGTGACGATCCTTGCGGGACGAAACGCGACCAATCGAACGTCGTTCCTTCGGTCACTGATGGCTGCTCTTGGGAGCGACCGGGCATCTCTCAAGGGTGATGCCGACCACGGCTCGGTTTCGATTACGCTTGATGAGGAGACCTATACTCGCGAATTGACGCGTACGAACGGTGGCGTCGCGTTCGCCGGTGACCCATATCTTGATGATTCACAACTGGCCGATCTATTTGCGTTCTTGCTCGAATCCAACCCGGCCCGACGCGCCGTCATCCGTAATGACGATCTCCGAGAACTCATTCTCCGGCCGGTCGATGTCGATGCGATCGAGGCCCGAATCAGCCAGTTCCAGGCCGAAAAGCGCAGCATCGACGACCAACTCTCGGAACTGTCCGAAGCCGAGCGCGAACACGGTTCGCTAGAAGAAGAGCACGCACGCGTCACAAAGCAGCTGGAGGACGCCGAAGCCGACCTCGAAGGCGCGCGTGAAACACTCCAAACAGCCCAGCAATCCGACTCCGAAAGTACGGGTTCGGATCAACTCGACGAGCTCCAAGAGACACAGTCCCAGCTTGAGGACGTTACCTACGACCTGGAGACCGAACGAGAGAGCGTCTCTTCGCTTGAAGACGAGCACGCCGACATCGAAGCGGAGCTTAAGGAGCTCCCGACGATCGATGAGGATGAACTCGATGATATAGCCAGCGAGATCGAACAGATTCGGGGTCGGAAACGCGAACTCGATGAGATCATCTCCCAACTCCAGACGGTCATTCAGTTCAACGAGCAGATTACCGACGATGGGGTCACTGATCTTCTCGGCGACGAAGAGGCGGCTCAAACGGAAGCAGATGGTGGCTCAGTAACTGATCAGTTGGTCGCAGACCAGTCGAATGAGGTCACCTGCTGGACGTGTGGCTCGGAAGTCGACACCGATCAGATCGAATCGACGGTCTCGCGTCTCCAAGACCTTCGCCAAGAGAAAGTCGAACGACGCAACGAATTCAACCGAGAACTCGAGGAGCTCAAAGCTCAGCGCAAAGACCACGCCGCAACGAGGGACGAACGGACCGAACTCGAACAGGCGCTTGAAACAACCAAATCGGAACTCGACGATCGGACTGATCGGATCACTGAGCTCGAAGCACAACGAGAGGAACTTCTCGAAGAGATCGAGAACTTAGAGTCGACCGTCGAAGCCGACGAGGACGATGAGGAGCTTCTGGCGGCGCAAAAAGAGGTCACCCAGCTCGAACTCAAGCGGGACCGACTCGAACGTCAGCGCGATGCGCTCGAGGATGATATCGAGGAGCTCGAATCCCGACTCGAGGAGCGCGGGCAGCTCAAGGCTCGCCGTGAGGAGATCAACGAAGAGCTTGAGGAGCTTCGAACGCGCATCGAACGGGTTGAACGCGAGGCGATCGAGGCGTTCAACGAGCACATGGAGACGGTCGTCGAGCTGCTCGATTACGGGAATCTCGCGCGAATTTGGCTCGAATACCGTCATCCAGAAGGAACTGATGATGCGAGCTTCGAGCTGCACGTGACACGCCAGACAGACGACGGGACGACCTACGAGGATTCGGTCGAGCACCTCAGTGAGAGCGAGCGCGAAGTAACCGGATTAGTACTTGCACTGGCGGGCTATCTCGTCCACGACGTTCACGAAGAGATGCCGTTCATCCTGCTGGATTCACTGGAAGCTATCGACTCCGAGCGCATTGCACAGCTAGTCGAGTATCTCGAGGAGTACGCCTCCTATATCGTCGTTGCACTGCTACCTGAGGACGCAAGCGCCCTCGACGATGATTACCAGCGGATCGCAGAAATCTAG
- a CDS encoding DUF6788 family protein, producing MSPTAPPSLPNYLADGLPKQDDETLREVQEYVDELLAVREQRRSEPVTEDELPGDAQVLENESDGAVYIEYRTCGDESCSCMSGGAKHGPYKYRAYRDGDTVRREYLGKASGSDTD from the coding sequence ATGTCTCCGACTGCACCCCCATCGCTTCCGAATTACCTCGCCGACGGACTTCCCAAACAGGACGACGAGACCCTGCGGGAAGTCCAAGAGTACGTCGACGAGCTGCTTGCCGTTCGCGAACAGCGTCGAAGCGAGCCAGTCACCGAAGACGAACTCCCCGGGGACGCCCAAGTCCTTGAAAACGAATCAGACGGTGCTGTGTATATTGAGTACCGCACCTGCGGTGATGAGAGCTGCTCATGTATGAGCGGTGGTGCGAAGCATGGCCCCTACAAATATCGGGCCTACCGCGACGGAGACACTGTGCGGCGGGAGTATCTCGGTAAAGCATCCGGCAGTGATACGGACTGA
- a CDS encoding TRAM domain-containing protein, whose protein sequence is MELSDTLLCLFSSEIDHRDGSYTIEIPEREVELGDLETNSSYRIAMVPQARTQPDSNTDATEESTQATAESGPPVSEGDHRTVEIETIGEQGDGIARVERGYVVIVPDTDPHERVEIKITSVTDTVAFADVVKRYEDHE, encoded by the coding sequence ATGGAACTCTCAGATACCCTTCTGTGTCTGTTTAGTAGTGAGATCGATCACCGGGATGGGTCCTATACAATCGAGATTCCCGAACGCGAGGTCGAACTTGGAGACCTTGAGACAAACAGTTCGTATCGCATCGCTATGGTTCCGCAGGCTCGGACCCAGCCCGACTCGAATACTGACGCTACTGAGGAATCGACGCAAGCGACAGCCGAGTCCGGTCCGCCCGTTTCTGAGGGTGATCACCGAACCGTCGAGATCGAAACGATCGGCGAGCAGGGTGATGGGATCGCACGAGTCGAGCGAGGCTACGTGGTCATCGTTCCCGATACCGATCCACACGAACGCGTCGAGATCAAAATTACGAGTGTCACAGACACTGTTGCCTTCGCTGACGTCGTTAAACGTTACGAGGACCACGAGTAG